The proteins below come from a single Streptomyces tubercidicus genomic window:
- a CDS encoding TetR/AcrR family transcriptional regulator: MPKIVDPEARRRAVAQAVLRVVGRQGVEGASLRNVADEAGLAIGSVRHYFSDHDEVLLFAMAELNARIEGRVRGHVERLLDPGAGAERRARVEELLVEFLPLDAERREEGMLWQAFTTAARTRPGLRPYAVALESGLRALLLRVLRGSQEAGGLPDDLDLELETLRLSALLDGLTLQATLEPERITPDVLRGALRRHLETLRRDG, encoded by the coding sequence ATGCCGAAGATCGTCGATCCCGAGGCCCGCCGGCGCGCGGTTGCCCAGGCCGTACTGCGCGTGGTGGGGCGGCAAGGGGTGGAAGGCGCGTCGCTGCGCAATGTCGCCGATGAAGCGGGGCTCGCCATCGGCTCTGTGCGTCATTACTTCAGTGATCACGACGAGGTGCTGCTTTTTGCGATGGCGGAGCTGAATGCCCGTATTGAGGGCCGGGTGCGAGGGCATGTGGAGCGGTTGCTCGATCCCGGGGCGGGGGCGGAGCGCCGGGCTCGGGTGGAGGAGCTGCTCGTCGAGTTCCTGCCGCTGGACGCCGAGCGTCGCGAAGAGGGCATGCTCTGGCAGGCATTCACGACCGCGGCCCGTACCCGCCCGGGGCTGCGGCCGTATGCGGTCGCATTGGAGTCGGGGCTGCGTGCCCTGCTGCTGCGGGTGCTGCGCGGCAGTCAGGAGGCGGGCGGCCTGCCGGATGACCTGGATCTGGAGCTGGAGACGCTCAGGCTGTCGGCGCTGCTGGACGGGCTGACCCTCCAGGCGACCCTGGAGCCGGAACGCATTACGCCGGATGTGCTCAGGGGTGCCCTGCGCCGGCATCTGGAGACGCTCCGCCGGGACGGGTGA
- a CDS encoding LLM class flavin-dependent oxidoreductase: MEFGLFVQGYVGKRAETDPLAEHKALMEETEYVIQADKSGFKYAWASEHHFLEEYSHLSANDVFLGYLAHATERIHLGSGIFNPLAQVNHPVKVAEKVAMLDHLSEGRFEFGSGRGAGSHEILGFLPGITDMNHTKEIWEETIAEFPKMWLQEEYVGFQGKHWQLPPRKIFPKPYGASHPAMWYAAGSPSSYAMAAKKGLGVLGFSVQKVSDMEWVLEQYKTAIRDAEPIGDFVNDNVMVTSTAICAETHDKAVEIAVNGGLNYLQSLVFRYHDTFPRPEGIPEWPELLPDYTTEIIELLIAEELMICGDPDEVLGQCRRWERAGADQLSFGLPIGVSYEDTMNTVKLIGEHVIPKIDTDPVHRTTRFRQATGS; the protein is encoded by the coding sequence TTGGAATTCGGGCTCTTTGTACAGGGATATGTGGGCAAGCGGGCCGAGACCGACCCGCTCGCGGAGCACAAGGCGCTGATGGAGGAGACCGAGTACGTCATCCAGGCGGACAAGTCCGGCTTCAAATACGCCTGGGCGTCCGAGCACCACTTCCTGGAGGAGTACTCGCACCTCTCCGCCAATGACGTCTTTCTGGGGTATCTGGCGCACGCGACCGAGCGGATCCACCTGGGATCCGGCATCTTCAACCCGCTCGCGCAGGTCAACCACCCCGTCAAGGTCGCCGAGAAGGTCGCCATGCTCGACCACCTCAGCGAGGGCCGCTTCGAATTCGGCAGCGGGCGGGGCGCCGGCAGCCACGAGATCCTGGGCTTCCTGCCGGGCATCACCGATATGAACCACACCAAGGAGATCTGGGAAGAGACCATCGCCGAGTTCCCGAAGATGTGGCTCCAGGAGGAGTACGTCGGGTTCCAGGGCAAACACTGGCAGCTGCCGCCGCGCAAGATCTTCCCCAAGCCGTACGGGGCCTCGCACCCGGCGATGTGGTACGCGGCCGGCTCGCCGTCCTCGTACGCCATGGCGGCGAAGAAGGGCCTGGGGGTCCTCGGCTTCAGCGTCCAGAAGGTCTCCGACATGGAGTGGGTGCTGGAGCAGTACAAGACGGCGATCCGGGACGCCGAGCCGATCGGTGACTTCGTCAACGACAACGTGATGGTGACGTCGACGGCCATCTGCGCCGAGACGCACGACAAGGCCGTGGAGATCGCCGTCAACGGGGGCCTCAACTACCTCCAGTCGCTGGTCTTCCGCTACCACGACACCTTCCCGCGGCCCGAGGGCATCCCCGAATGGCCCGAGCTGCTGCCCGACTACACCACCGAGATCATCGAGTTGCTGATCGCCGAGGAGCTGATGATCTGCGGCGACCCGGACGAGGTGCTCGGGCAGTGCCGGCGCTGGGAGCGGGCTGGCGCCGATCAGCTCAGCTTCGGGCTGCCGATCGGGGTCTCGTACGAGGACACCATGAACACCGTCAAGCTCATCGGTGAGCATGTGATCCCGAAGATCGACACCGATCCGGTGCACCGCACGACCCGGTTCCGGCAGGCCACGGGCAGCTGA
- a CDS encoding N-acyl-D-amino-acid deacylase family protein, whose product MLDHLIKGATVVDGTGTPSYTADVGIRDGRIAVVAPPGTVTEEARSSEDATGLVLAPGFVDPHTHYDAQLFWDPYATPSLNHGVTTVSGGNCGFTLAPLNPERPADADYTRRMMSKVEGMSLVALEEGAPWSWSSFGEYLDALEGRIAVNAGFMVGHCALRRYVMGEDAIGGQPTPAQLERMLALFHEAMAAGAWGLSTTQSGTHSDGDGQPVASRHAAPAELLALSRAVGEHEGTQIEAIVGGCLDQFSDDEIELLVGMSAAAGRPLNWNVLTIDAAVPERVPRQLAASERAREAGGRIVALTMPILTPMNMSLGTFCALNLIPGWGDILGLPVPERIAKLRDPGVRAEMLRRADSKEAGVFRRLTHFGRYVIGDTYSTANEGLTGRVVRDIAAERGQDPFTCLVEICANDQLRTVLWPMPTDNDPDSWALRAETWQHEDVMLGGSDAGAHLDRMCGAPYTTRFLGDCLRGRKLMGLEQAVKMLTDDPAQLFGLRERGRIEEGWHADLVLFDPERIDAGKATLVHDLPGDSPRLDSRAIGINAVWVNGVETIREDVVTGAVPGTVLRSGRDTRTVSTK is encoded by the coding sequence ATGCTCGACCACCTGATCAAGGGCGCGACCGTTGTGGACGGGACGGGCACGCCCTCGTACACCGCCGATGTCGGCATCCGCGACGGCCGGATCGCCGTCGTCGCGCCGCCCGGTACCGTCACCGAAGAGGCACGCAGCAGTGAGGACGCGACCGGGCTCGTCCTCGCCCCCGGCTTCGTCGATCCGCACACCCACTACGACGCCCAGCTCTTCTGGGACCCGTATGCGACGCCCTCGCTCAACCACGGGGTGACGACCGTGTCGGGCGGCAACTGCGGTTTCACGCTGGCCCCGCTGAACCCGGAGCGGCCCGCCGACGCCGACTACACCCGCCGGATGATGTCCAAGGTGGAGGGCATGTCCCTGGTGGCGCTCGAAGAGGGGGCGCCCTGGTCGTGGAGCTCGTTCGGCGAGTACCTCGACGCCCTGGAGGGGCGGATCGCCGTCAACGCGGGCTTCATGGTGGGGCATTGCGCACTGCGCCGCTACGTCATGGGGGAGGACGCCATCGGCGGGCAGCCGACGCCCGCGCAGCTGGAGCGGATGCTGGCGCTCTTCCACGAGGCGATGGCGGCCGGGGCGTGGGGCCTGTCCACCACCCAGTCCGGCACCCACTCCGACGGGGACGGGCAGCCGGTCGCCTCCCGGCACGCCGCACCGGCCGAGCTGCTGGCGCTGTCGCGGGCCGTGGGCGAGCACGAGGGCACCCAGATCGAGGCGATCGTGGGCGGCTGTCTCGACCAGTTCAGCGATGACGAGATCGAGCTGCTCGTCGGGATGAGCGCGGCGGCCGGGCGCCCGCTGAACTGGAATGTGCTGACCATCGACGCGGCCGTGCCCGAACGGGTGCCGCGGCAGCTGGCCGCCAGCGAACGCGCCCGGGAGGCGGGCGGCCGGATCGTGGCCCTGACGATGCCGATCCTCACGCCCATGAACATGTCCCTGGGCACCTTCTGCGCCCTGAACCTGATCCCCGGCTGGGGCGACATCCTGGGCCTGCCGGTCCCCGAACGGATCGCGAAGCTCCGCGACCCCGGGGTCCGGGCCGAGATGCTGCGGCGCGCGGACAGCAAGGAGGCGGGCGTCTTTCGGCGGCTCACCCACTTCGGCCGCTATGTCATCGGGGACACCTACTCCACGGCGAACGAGGGCCTGACCGGGCGTGTGGTGCGGGACATCGCGGCCGAGCGCGGCCAGGACCCCTTCACATGCCTGGTGGAGATCTGCGCCAACGACCAGCTGCGGACCGTCCTGTGGCCGATGCCGACCGACAACGACCCGGACTCCTGGGCGCTGCGCGCCGAGACCTGGCAGCACGAGGACGTCATGCTCGGCGGCTCCGACGCGGGCGCGCACCTGGACCGGATGTGCGGCGCCCCGTATACGACGCGCTTTCTCGGCGACTGTCTACGGGGCCGGAAGCTGATGGGCCTGGAACAGGCCGTGAAGATGCTGACGGACGACCCCGCGCAGCTCTTCGGCCTGCGCGAGCGGGGCCGTATCGAGGAGGGCTGGCACGCCGACCTGGTCCTCTTCGACCCGGAGCGGATCGACGCGGGCAAGGCCACCCTCGTGCACGATCTGCCCGGCGACAGCCCGCGCCTGGATTCCCGGGCGATCGGCATCAACGCCGTATGGGTCAACGGCGTCGAGACGATCCGCGAGGACGTGGTGACGGGTGCGGTGCCGGGGACGGTCCTGCGGTCGGGGCGGGATACGAGGACGGTGAGTACGAAGTGA
- a CDS encoding DUF4231 domain-containing protein: MLRDARGRAAVSEGQTLGEADFPAVFRSADAASLSGQRRHMRGTKWRLLLAIVAAVCAVSSQDAAVTVVLLAFLATVYLEVWMLAERPERAWYDGRALAESAKTLSWRYAVAGEPFPATLPADHADRRFHERLEVLLREAPADSIVPVGSMAATRTMGELRRSPFAVRKGAYLAGRIADQQQWYGSKAAMNIALARRWRVGLIVVEGLGVLAAVLRLLKVIDFDLAGVLAAVLGAGAAWFAVRQYESLGRAYTFAATELSIVHQRLSATHLEPDWAQEVADAEEAISREHTMWRASRGAV; this comes from the coding sequence ATGTTGCGGGATGCGAGGGGGCGGGCTGCGGTGAGCGAGGGACAAACACTCGGCGAAGCGGATTTTCCGGCAGTGTTCCGGTCGGCGGACGCCGCTTCCCTTTCGGGGCAGCGACGCCATATGAGGGGTACGAAATGGCGGCTCTTGCTGGCGATCGTGGCCGCCGTCTGCGCGGTGTCGAGCCAGGATGCCGCGGTGACGGTGGTGCTCCTGGCCTTCTTGGCGACCGTCTACTTAGAGGTGTGGATGCTCGCAGAGCGGCCGGAACGCGCCTGGTACGACGGACGTGCCCTGGCGGAGTCGGCGAAGACACTGTCCTGGCGGTACGCGGTGGCGGGTGAGCCGTTCCCGGCCACTCTGCCCGCGGATCACGCGGACCGCAGATTCCACGAGCGACTGGAGGTCCTGCTCAGGGAGGCGCCGGCCGACAGCATCGTCCCGGTGGGCTCGATGGCTGCCACGCGCACCATGGGCGAGTTGCGCCGGAGCCCGTTCGCGGTCCGTAAGGGGGCATATCTCGCCGGGCGTATCGCGGATCAGCAGCAGTGGTACGGCTCCAAGGCGGCCATGAACATCGCCCTGGCCCGTCGCTGGCGGGTCGGTCTCATCGTCGTGGAGGGGCTGGGTGTGCTCGCCGCCGTCCTGCGCCTGCTGAAGGTCATCGACTTCGATTTGGCCGGTGTGCTGGCGGCCGTGCTGGGTGCGGGAGCCGCCTGGTTCGCGGTGCGCCAGTACGAGTCGCTCGGCCGTGCCTACACCTTCGCGGCGACCGAGCTGAGCATCGTCCATCAGCGGCTGTCCGCGACCCATTTGGAGCCGGACTGGGCGCAGGAGGTGGCTGATGCCGAGGAGGCGATCAGCCGCGAACACACGATGTGGCGGGCGTCCCGGGGTGCCGTGTAG
- a CDS encoding zinc-binding dehydrogenase → MRALVVDHSVPGRLALGEVPDPVPGPDEVLVKISAISLNYGELPKSDDAAEGTVPGWDAAGVVERAAASGRGPKPGDRVITFGWDAGWAELRAVPVGELAVLPDAVDFATAAALPVAGVTALRALRRAGVRPGQRVAITGASGGVGRFAVQLAHQAGAEVHAFVGSPARGAGLAALGADHVLTDTATLDGEVDVLLDNVGGALLGELLGRMAPGGTVISIGATSGEPTPVQPYQLVAGQLKLIGIQAGGDAGADLAHLVRLVAEGRLESSVDRVADWSQAGQTALALVNREIRGKAVLTIT, encoded by the coding sequence ATGCGAGCCCTCGTTGTCGATCACTCCGTACCCGGCCGCCTCGCGCTCGGGGAGGTGCCCGATCCCGTTCCCGGACCCGACGAGGTCCTGGTCAAGATCAGTGCGATCTCGCTGAACTACGGTGAGCTGCCCAAGTCCGACGACGCCGCCGAGGGCACCGTCCCGGGCTGGGACGCGGCCGGTGTGGTCGAACGGGCCGCCGCCAGTGGCCGCGGCCCCAAGCCCGGCGACCGCGTCATCACCTTCGGCTGGGATGCGGGCTGGGCCGAACTCCGCGCCGTCCCGGTCGGGGAACTCGCCGTGCTGCCCGACGCGGTGGACTTCGCGACGGCTGCCGCCCTCCCGGTGGCCGGGGTGACGGCGCTGCGCGCGCTCCGCAGGGCCGGTGTGCGGCCGGGACAGCGGGTGGCCATCACCGGCGCGTCCGGCGGGGTGGGGCGCTTCGCCGTCCAACTCGCCCATCAGGCGGGCGCCGAGGTGCATGCGTTCGTCGGCAGTCCGGCCCGCGGTGCGGGCCTGGCGGCACTCGGCGCGGACCACGTCCTGACCGATACGGCCACCCTCGACGGCGAGGTGGACGTGCTGCTGGACAACGTCGGCGGCGCACTGCTCGGTGAGTTGCTCGGCCGGATGGCCCCGGGCGGCACGGTCATCTCCATCGGCGCCACCTCGGGCGAGCCCACCCCCGTCCAGCCGTACCAGCTCGTGGCCGGCCAGCTGAAGCTGATCGGCATTCAGGCGGGCGGCGACGCCGGCGCGGATCTGGCCCATCTCGTCCGCCTCGTCGCGGAAGGCCGCCTTGAGTCGAGTGTGGACCGGGTGGCGGACTGGTCCCAGGCCGGGCAGACCGCCCTCGCGCTCGTCAACCGCGAGATACGCGGCAAGGCGGTCCTGACGATCACGTGA
- a CDS encoding DUF1453 domain-containing protein, which yields MNGWLLAAIIAIITAIVIAKRLRGEPVNARELFIAPLVLIAIGVTTLAKADHLTGGDVAWATAGAALGCTLGALRGATVQLFARDGVLWQRYTGRTFLVAALSLLTMAGYGLLATKLGMHENARPLQLGIGISFLGESLAVAHRGLTTGTPFATERGRR from the coding sequence ATGAACGGCTGGCTGCTTGCCGCGATCATCGCCATCATCACCGCCATCGTGATCGCCAAGCGGCTACGGGGCGAACCGGTCAACGCCCGCGAGCTGTTCATCGCTCCACTCGTCCTCATCGCCATCGGCGTCACCACTCTCGCCAAGGCCGACCACTTGACGGGAGGCGACGTCGCCTGGGCCACCGCGGGCGCCGCACTCGGCTGCACGCTCGGCGCCCTGCGCGGCGCGACCGTCCAGCTCTTCGCCCGGGACGGCGTCCTATGGCAGCGCTACACCGGCCGTACGTTCCTCGTCGCCGCCCTGTCCCTGCTCACCATGGCCGGCTACGGCCTACTGGCAACAAAGCTGGGCATGCACGAGAACGCCCGCCCCCTCCAACTGGGCATCGGCATCAGCTTCCTGGGCGAGTCCCTCGCGGTCGCCCACCGCGGCCTGACAACGGGCACACCGTTCGCGACGGAACGGGGACGACGCTAG
- a CDS encoding aldehyde dehydrogenase family protein: protein MTAPERLFIGGVWTEPDGGHYEVIDPATEEVVGLAPEASREQVHEAASAARAAFPAWSRTPPQRRAAILDRAAEVMQRDVAAHAELAQAESGATTGTARGMQVAVGVARFRRYAKGALEPVEQGLPPQINEAGPMGKAGVLGALAVRQPVGVVTCITSYNNPWANPAGKIAPALAMGNTVVVKPAPQDPLSVYRMAAALAEAGAPPGVVNIVSGASPEVGAAAVDAPDVDMVSFTGSTAVGQRIAEVCGRGMKRQLMELGGKGAALVFDDADLDSAAAGIGTTYSFYSGQICTAPTRVIAQRGVYDALVERLTRYLGRLTVGDPRAPGTVVGPVISAAHRDRIESYVELGRKEGARVVAGGERPSALERGFYVAPTLLADCTRDMRVVREEIFGPVVVVLPFDEEDEGIALANDSDYGLIDYVWSGDIARAFRVARQLRAGGVGVNTVGRNMEAPFGGFKKSGVGRDVGSYALHAYSELQSIVWPG from the coding sequence GTGACGGCCCCGGAGCGGCTGTTCATCGGCGGGGTGTGGACCGAGCCCGACGGTGGCCACTATGAAGTCATCGACCCGGCGACGGAGGAGGTCGTCGGGCTGGCGCCCGAGGCGAGCCGGGAGCAGGTGCACGAGGCGGCGTCCGCGGCGCGCGCGGCCTTCCCCGCCTGGTCCCGTACGCCGCCGCAGCGGCGCGCCGCGATCCTGGACCGGGCCGCGGAGGTGATGCAGCGCGATGTCGCCGCGCACGCCGAGCTGGCGCAGGCGGAGAGCGGCGCTACGACCGGTACGGCACGCGGTATGCAGGTCGCGGTGGGGGTGGCGCGCTTCCGGCGGTATGCGAAGGGCGCCCTGGAGCCCGTGGAGCAGGGGCTGCCGCCGCAGATCAACGAGGCCGGGCCGATGGGGAAGGCGGGCGTGCTCGGCGCCCTGGCGGTACGGCAGCCGGTCGGCGTCGTCACCTGCATCACCTCGTACAACAACCCGTGGGCCAACCCGGCGGGCAAGATTGCCCCGGCGCTGGCGATGGGCAACACCGTCGTGGTGAAGCCCGCCCCGCAGGACCCGCTGTCGGTCTACCGGATGGCGGCGGCGCTGGCGGAGGCGGGGGCGCCGCCGGGGGTCGTGAACATCGTCAGCGGCGCCTCCCCGGAGGTCGGCGCCGCGGCCGTGGACGCGCCGGACGTGGACATGGTCAGCTTCACGGGCTCGACGGCCGTTGGGCAGCGCATCGCCGAGGTATGCGGCCGCGGCATGAAACGCCAGCTCATGGAGCTGGGCGGCAAGGGCGCCGCGCTGGTCTTCGACGACGCGGACCTGGACTCGGCGGCGGCCGGCATCGGCACGACGTACTCCTTCTACAGCGGGCAGATCTGTACCGCGCCGACGCGGGTGATCGCCCAGCGAGGGGTGTACGACGCGCTGGTGGAGCGGCTGACGCGGTACCTCGGGCGGCTGACGGTCGGCGATCCCCGCGCGCCGGGCACGGTGGTCGGGCCGGTGATCTCGGCCGCGCACCGGGACCGGATCGAGTCCTATGTGGAGCTGGGCAGAAAGGAGGGCGCCCGGGTCGTGGCGGGCGGCGAGCGGCCGTCCGCTTTGGAGCGCGGCTTCTATGTCGCGCCTACGCTGCTGGCCGACTGCACCCGGGACATGCGGGTCGTACGGGAGGAGATCTTCGGCCCGGTGGTCGTCGTCCTGCCCTTCGACGAGGAGGACGAAGGGATCGCCCTCGCCAACGACAGCGACTACGGGCTGATCGACTACGTGTGGTCCGGCGATATCGCCCGCGCCTTCCGGGTGGCCCGGCAGCTGCGGGCCGGCGGGGTCGGGGTGAACACGGTCGGGCGGAATATGGAAGCTCCTTTCGGCGGCTTCAAGAAGAGCGGGGTGGGCCGCGACGTGGGCTCGTACGCGCTCCATGCGTACAGCGAGCTGCAGTCGATCGTCTGGCCGGGGTGA
- a CDS encoding CehA/McbA family metallohydrolase has protein sequence MERRDVLRISAVAGATGALTLGRVSFADASAAGGRTGGGPGEQTRRVTGHLPTGAPDFVYLPVEVPRGVREIAVAYRYDKPTVPEGTAGNACDIGIFDERGTDLGGAGFRGWSGGARTEFFVRADEATPGYLPGPVNAGTWHIALGPYTVAPQGLSYDVTITLKYGPQGHTPAPVHPPERARGRGRAWYRGDNHLHSVHSDGKRTPAEIAALARAAGLDFINTSEHNTTSAHRAWDGLWGDDLLILTGEEVTTRNGHVVAMGTDPGVFIDWRYRARDNAFGKYARAIRRAGGLVIPAHPHATCIGCNWKFGLNEADAVEVWNGPYTPDDEVTLAEWDNTLVAHAQGRADWLPAVGHSDAHRDPDVVGLPQTVVLADDLSRRALQDGIRAGRVWIAESSKVDLAFSVTGERGEHAGIAERLAVPRTAKVTARLTVSGAPGCTVSFVTDQGRLYSAPLPPSGTGTVTWQTTPDYAAYIRAEVRHPATTPGLPGPMAAMTNPVFLGR, from the coding sequence ATGGAACGACGCGACGTTCTGAGAATTTCGGCGGTTGCGGGCGCGACGGGCGCGCTTACGCTCGGACGTGTGAGCTTCGCCGACGCAAGCGCCGCGGGCGGGCGGACCGGAGGTGGGCCGGGCGAGCAGACCCGGCGGGTCACCGGTCATCTGCCCACGGGCGCACCCGACTTCGTCTATCTGCCGGTGGAAGTGCCGCGCGGGGTGCGCGAAATCGCCGTGGCCTATCGCTACGACAAACCCACCGTCCCGGAGGGCACGGCCGGCAACGCCTGCGACATCGGAATCTTCGACGAACGGGGCACGGACCTCGGTGGCGCCGGTTTCCGCGGCTGGTCGGGCGGGGCGCGTACGGAGTTCTTCGTGCGCGCCGACGAGGCCACCCCCGGCTACCTCCCAGGCCCCGTCAACGCGGGCACCTGGCATATCGCTCTTGGGCCGTACACGGTCGCGCCGCAGGGGCTGTCCTACGACGTCACGATCACCCTGAAATACGGCCCCCAGGGGCACACCCCGGCGCCCGTCCATCCACCCGAGCGTGCCCGCGGCCGGGGCCGCGCCTGGTACCGCGGCGACAACCATCTGCACTCCGTCCACTCCGACGGCAAACGCACCCCCGCCGAGATCGCCGCGCTGGCCCGCGCCGCCGGCCTGGACTTCATCAACACCTCCGAGCACAACACCACCTCCGCACACCGTGCCTGGGACGGGCTGTGGGGCGACGACCTGCTGATCCTGACCGGCGAGGAGGTCACCACCCGCAATGGGCACGTGGTGGCGATGGGCACGGACCCAGGGGTCTTCATCGACTGGCGATACCGGGCCCGCGACAACGCCTTCGGCAAGTACGCACGCGCCATCCGGCGGGCCGGAGGACTGGTCATCCCGGCACATCCGCACGCCACCTGCATCGGCTGCAACTGGAAGTTCGGGCTGAACGAAGCCGATGCGGTGGAGGTCTGGAACGGGCCCTACACCCCCGATGACGAAGTCACCCTCGCCGAGTGGGACAACACCCTCGTCGCCCACGCCCAGGGCCGCGCGGACTGGCTGCCGGCCGTCGGCCACAGCGACGCCCATCGCGACCCCGATGTCGTGGGCCTGCCGCAGACCGTGGTGCTCGCCGACGATCTCTCGCGCCGGGCATTGCAGGACGGCATCCGGGCCGGCCGGGTGTGGATCGCCGAGTCGTCGAAGGTCGACCTGGCGTTCTCCGTCACCGGCGAGCGGGGCGAACACGCCGGAATCGCCGAGCGGCTGGCGGTCCCCCGTACGGCGAAGGTCACCGCCCGGCTGACCGTCTCCGGCGCCCCCGGCTGCACGGTCTCCTTCGTCACCGACCAGGGCCGGCTGTATTCCGCCCCACTACCGCCCTCGGGCACTGGCACCGTCACCTGGCAGACCACCCCCGACTACGCCGCCTACATACGCGCCGAAGTCCGCCACCCCGCCACGACACCGGGCCTGCCGGGCCCTATGGCCGCAATGACCAATCCGGTCTTCCTGGGGCGCTGA
- a CDS encoding TIGR03619 family F420-dependent LLM class oxidoreductase — protein sequence MGSADEAVWRPEVGRLGYGMQLPVQAQSVVFAEGWEAGAGPVDLVEVARAADRYGFGYVACCEHVAVPRRLAGAMGTVWYDPVATLAHLAAVTERVRLLSHVAVVGLKHPLVTAKQYATLDRLSGGRLILGVGAGHVEEEFEALGVDFGRRGAVLDETVEALKVALGPEEFPKFAGERFAFEGLGQAPRPVQVPRPPIWVGGSSPAAVRRAAERGDGWLPQGDRRDQLPGQIARLRRLRAAAGIEHPAVIGAIVEPLYVGEPRWDVGRRTLSGAAERIADSLREYGAMGVQQIQVRFRSRSRDELVDQMAEFGTAVAPLLNG from the coding sequence ATGGGCAGCGCGGATGAGGCGGTGTGGCGGCCCGAGGTGGGGCGGCTGGGGTATGGGATGCAGTTGCCGGTGCAGGCGCAGAGTGTGGTGTTTGCGGAGGGGTGGGAGGCGGGGGCGGGGCCCGTCGATTTGGTGGAGGTGGCGCGGGCCGCGGACCGGTACGGGTTCGGGTATGTCGCTTGTTGTGAGCATGTGGCGGTGCCGCGGCGGCTGGCGGGGGCGATGGGGACCGTTTGGTACGACCCGGTGGCCACGCTTGCGCATCTGGCCGCCGTGACGGAGCGGGTGCGGCTGCTGAGCCATGTCGCGGTCGTCGGGCTGAAGCATCCGCTGGTCACGGCCAAGCAGTACGCGACGCTGGACCGGCTGTCCGGGGGGCGGCTGATCCTCGGGGTCGGGGCCGGGCATGTCGAGGAGGAATTCGAGGCGCTCGGGGTGGACTTCGGGCGGCGGGGGGCGGTGCTGGACGAGACCGTCGAGGCGTTGAAGGTGGCGTTGGGCCCCGAGGAGTTCCCGAAGTTCGCGGGGGAGCGGTTCGCGTTCGAGGGGCTGGGGCAGGCGCCGCGGCCGGTGCAGGTGCCGCGGCCGCCGATCTGGGTGGGCGGCTCCTCGCCCGCCGCCGTACGCCGGGCCGCCGAGCGTGGCGACGGCTGGCTGCCGCAGGGCGACCGGCGTGACCAGCTGCCCGGCCAGATCGCACGGCTGCGGCGACTGCGGGCGGCCGCCGGAATCGAGCACCCCGCCGTGATCGGCGCCATCGTCGAGCCGCTGTACGTCGGCGAGCCGCGCTGGGACGTCGGCCGGCGGACGCTGTCCGGGGCGGCGGAGCGGATCGCGGACTCGCTGCGGGAGTACGGGGCGATGGGGGTGCAGCAGATCCAGGTGCGGTTCCGGAGTCGGAGCCGGGACGAACTCGTCGATCAGATGGCGGAGTTCGGGACGGCTGTGGCGCCGTTGCTGAACGGCTGA
- a CDS encoding SDR family NAD(P)-dependent oxidoreductase produces MGKLDGRVVVITGAARGQGEQEARLFVAEGAKVVLGDVLDAQGEALAKELGEGRARYLHLDVTREADWQAAVVAAKDAFGKIDGLVNNAGILRFNELVSTPLEEFQLVVQVNQVGCFLGIRTVAPEIEAAGGGTIVNTASYTALTGMAFVGAYAATKHAVLGLTRVAAVELAARKIRVNAVCPGAVDTPMTNPAGLDPGIDPAESKRAVDELYQKLVPLGRIGQPEEVAKLALFLSCEDSSYITGQPFVVDGGWLAGVSVM; encoded by the coding sequence ATGGGCAAGCTCGACGGGCGGGTCGTCGTCATCACGGGGGCGGCGCGTGGGCAGGGGGAGCAGGAGGCGCGGCTGTTCGTGGCGGAAGGCGCGAAGGTGGTGCTGGGGGATGTGCTGGACGCGCAGGGGGAGGCGCTGGCCAAGGAGCTGGGGGAGGGGCGGGCCCGCTACCTGCACCTCGATGTGACGCGGGAGGCGGACTGGCAGGCCGCGGTCGTCGCCGCCAAGGATGCGTTCGGGAAGATCGACGGGCTGGTCAACAACGCGGGGATTCTGCGGTTCAACGAGCTGGTGTCGACGCCGCTGGAGGAGTTCCAGCTGGTGGTGCAGGTCAACCAGGTCGGCTGCTTCCTGGGGATCCGTACGGTCGCGCCCGAGATCGAGGCGGCAGGTGGCGGGACGATCGTCAACACCGCCTCCTACACGGCGCTGACGGGGATGGCCTTCGTAGGCGCGTATGCCGCGACCAAACATGCGGTCCTCGGTCTGACGAGGGTCGCCGCGGTGGAGCTGGCGGCCAGGAAGATCCGGGTCAACGCGGTGTGCCCGGGGGCGGTGGACACCCCGATGACCAACCCGGCCGGGCTCGATCCGGGCATCGATCCGGCCGAGTCGAAGCGGGCCGTGGACGAGCTTTACCAGAAGCTGGTGCCGCTGGGCCGGATCGGGCAGCCGGAGGAGGTCGCCAAGCTGGCGCTCTTCCTGTCGTGCGAGGACTCGTCGTACATCACCGGGCAGCCGTTCGTCGTCGATGGTGGCTGGCTGGCCGGGGTCAGTGTGATGTGA